The Solea senegalensis isolate Sse05_10M unplaced genomic scaffold, IFAPA_SoseM_1 scf7180000015506, whole genome shotgun sequence genome contains a region encoding:
- the LOC122762303 gene encoding uncharacterized protein LOC122762303, whose protein sequence is MLAVSVDGNRKHYRFKNASRSEEQAIFQGVFIAKDEDVAIFVDHIHRTSKHVSGRGVCGGEWSAASETSQRSTSKVDEEGLELAVCRHGVLLRALNMYRGEMFAYPLYLQEKLASRQITFFCMDVTCKYWPYLQKVAKSCPELQPLLSMKPFLSVFHAKAHDFKCEVKWSGAYQEGAGLTLGEEVEQCNAFLSRIAVTTKHMSKAGRTDMLTLLAMRWNQQKLDNLATSLSHRYHKDESTG, encoded by the exons ATGCTTGCAGTTTCCGTGGATGGAAATCGCAAGCATTACCGGTTCAAGAATGCATCTAG ATCCGAGGAACAGGCCATTTTTCAAGGCGTCTTCATAGCCAAGGATGAAGACGTTGCCATATTTGTGGACCACATACACAGGACATCCAAACAT GTCTCTGGGAGAGGTGTTTGTGGAGGGGAGTGGTCAGCAGCTAGCGAGACCTCCCAAAGATCCACCAGCAAGGTAGATGAGGAGGGACTGGAGCTTGCGGTGTGTAGGCATGGTGTTCTGCTGCGTGCTCTCAATATGTACAGGGGAGAAATGTTTGCTTATCCCCTGTATTTGCAAGAAAAGCTTGCCAGCAGGCAAATCACTTTCTTCTGTATGGATGTGACCTGCAAGTATTGGCCCTACCTCCAAAAAGTTGCAAAAAGCTGTCCAGAGCTCCAGCCCCTCCTCAGCATGAAGCCGTTCCTGTCTGTATTTCATGCCAAAGCTCATGATTTCAAATGCGAG GTCAAATGGAGTGGGGCATATCAGGAAGGGGCTGGCCTAACACTAGGCGAGGAGGTTGAGCAGTGCAATGCCTTCCTCTCTAGGATTGCAGTGACCACAAAGCACATGTCAAAAGCTG gaCGCACAGACATGCTGACTCTCTTGGCCATGCGCTGGAATCAGCAAAAGTTGGACAATTTGGCcacctcactgtctcacagatATCACAAG